In Candidatus Pelagibacter ubique HIMB140, a single window of DNA contains:
- a CDS encoding ammonium transporter, whose product MINHLKKISLSLLIFLSFTNLASAETTMSAEGQYIFNSLGFYLGGVLVAFMAAGFCMLESGLVTTKSVSTIAAKNIGKFAICSLIFFFCGYNLAYGIPEGGFIGSFSMWSDASEISTGYSDYSDWFFQTMFVCATASIVSGAVAERIKIWPFFIFAAIMAGIIYPISMGWQWGGGWLATSGFSDFAGSTLVHACGGAAALAGVILLGAREGRFNKKGETKSLVPFAASSIPLVTLGTFLLWFGWFGFNGFSQLAMGTFDDVNAISKIAVNTHLAGAAGTVTAAVVTRLLGGKTDIVMMLNGALAGLVAITAEPLTPSPVLAIAIGAVGSIIMYFGTKFLESKKIDDVVGAIPVHLFAGIFGTLVVPLSNPDTNFGTQLTGVIAVCAFSFILSYITFKVLKQTIGLRISSQAEKLGTDVAEVGVKAYAIRD is encoded by the coding sequence ATGATTAATCATTTAAAAAAAATATCATTAAGCTTATTAATATTTTTAAGCTTTACTAATTTAGCTTCAGCAGAAACAACAATGTCAGCTGAAGGACAATATATTTTCAATTCATTAGGATTTTATCTTGGTGGTGTTTTAGTTGCATTCATGGCAGCAGGTTTTTGTATGCTTGAAAGTGGACTGGTGACAACTAAAAGTGTTTCAACAATTGCAGCAAAGAATATAGGTAAGTTTGCAATTTGTTCATTAATATTTTTTTTCTGTGGTTACAATTTAGCTTACGGAATTCCTGAAGGTGGATTTATTGGATCATTTTCAATGTGGAGTGATGCTTCTGAAATTTCAACAGGTTATTCAGATTATTCTGATTGGTTTTTTCAAACAATGTTTGTATGTGCAACTGCATCAATTGTATCTGGTGCTGTAGCAGAAAGAATTAAAATTTGGCCATTTTTCATTTTTGCAGCAATCATGGCTGGTATCATCTATCCTATTTCAATGGGATGGCAGTGGGGTGGAGGTTGGTTAGCAACTTCAGGTTTCTCTGATTTTGCTGGTTCAACTTTAGTTCACGCATGTGGTGGAGCAGCTGCTTTAGCGGGTGTAATATTATTAGGTGCAAGAGAAGGAAGATTTAATAAAAAAGGTGAAACAAAATCTTTAGTCCCATTTGCAGCATCTTCAATACCACTTGTGACATTAGGAACTTTCTTATTATGGTTTGGCTGGTTTGGATTTAATGGTTTCAGCCAACTTGCTATGGGAACGTTCGATGATGTTAATGCAATTAGTAAAATTGCAGTTAACACACATTTAGCAGGTGCTGCCGGTACTGTTACTGCTGCAGTAGTTACAAGATTGCTAGGTGGTAAAACTGATATCGTAATGATGCTTAATGGAGCATTAGCAGGTTTAGTTGCAATTACAGCAGAACCTTTAACTCCAAGTCCAGTGCTTGCAATTGCTATTGGAGCTGTTGGATCAATCATCATGTACTTTGGTACAAAGTTTTTAGAAAGTAAAAAAATTGATGATGTAGTTGGCGCAATTCCTGTTCATTTATTTGCTGGAATTTTTGGAACTTTAGTTGTGCCATTAAGCAACCCAGATACAAATTTTGGAACTCAGTTAACAGGTGTAATTGCAGTATGTGCATTTAGTTTCATACTTTCTTACATCACATTTAAAGTTCTAAAACAAACAATTGGTCTTAGAATTAGTTCTCAAGCTGAAAAACTTGGAACTGATGTTGCAGAAGTTGGTGTTAAAGCCTACGCAATAAGAGACTAA
- the bcp gene encoding thioredoxin-dependent thiol peroxidase, whose product MLKINSKAPSFVIPSTSKDKYSLKDSLGKYVVLYFYPKDDTPGCTIETNDFNKLLAKFKKLDCEVYGISKDSLKSHDKFRDKYKIKFDLLADEEIKVLKKYKVWGKKKFMGREFMGINRTTFLIDKKGKILKIWENVKVKDHAKEVLETLKEISK is encoded by the coding sequence ATGTTAAAAATTAATTCTAAAGCACCTAGTTTTGTAATTCCATCAACTTCAAAAGATAAATATTCTTTAAAAGATTCACTTGGTAAATATGTAGTTCTGTATTTTTATCCAAAAGATGACACACCTGGATGTACAATTGAAACTAATGACTTTAATAAATTACTAGCAAAATTTAAAAAACTAGACTGTGAAGTATACGGGATTTCAAAAGACAGCTTAAAAAGCCATGATAAATTCAGAGATAAATACAAAATCAAATTTGATTTACTTGCAGATGAAGAAATTAAAGTATTAAAAAAATACAAAGTTTGGGGTAAGAAAAAATTTATGGGACGTGAATTTATGGGAATAAATAGAACAACTTTTTTAATTGATAAAAAAGGTAAAATTCTAAAAATCTGGGAGAACGTTAAAGTAAAAGATCACGCTAAAGAAGTCCTAGAAACATTAAAAGAAATTTCAAAATAA
- a CDS encoding ABA4-like family protein → MIEQIYNYFTIDVLYMWINLGVIPFWFILIVFPQSHLSRYVVTTIFPFLLLSGVYIYILYRSFIVGYDFDANFSLYLGLVELSRLFEDNLYLTLFWTHFIAINLFVGGWMVKDSQKYYVNKVLMSVPLIITYLIGPIGLFIYWIIRIFYAKKLNLYE, encoded by the coding sequence ATGATCGAACAAATTTATAACTATTTCACAATTGATGTGCTGTATATGTGGATCAATTTAGGAGTTATACCTTTTTGGTTTATCTTAATAGTTTTTCCCCAGTCACACTTAAGTAGGTATGTAGTAACTACTATATTTCCATTTCTATTATTAAGTGGGGTTTATATTTACATTTTATACAGATCTTTCATCGTTGGTTATGACTTCGATGCTAATTTTAGTTTATATCTTGGTTTAGTTGAGTTATCTCGGCTATTTGAAGACAATCTATACCTAACTCTTTTCTGGACTCATTTTATAGCTATAAATTTATTTGTTGGTGGATGGATGGTTAAAGACTCTCAAAAATACTATGTAAATAAAGTATTAATGTCAGTTCCTTTAATAATTACATACCTAATTGGTCCTATTGGTTTATTTATTTATTGGATAATTAGAATTTTTTACGCCAAAAAACTAAATCTATATGAGTGA
- a CDS encoding regulatory protein RecX, translated as MIPIRNKRKTLQVTVDEMRNFAFAYVEKYAPSKQQLKTYLLKKYMKLSATDSRKKDVNKLIDIVLSDLEKNKFINDQFYSESKAKSMIQRGNSINKIRNYLMGKGIDDGFIKDTVEKIKEDNSDQDFFSAIKLCKKKRIGPARAEDNRTLFYKKDISLLARNGFDFETSKKVMDIDKNEYEKIIKLL; from the coding sequence ATGATTCCTATAAGAAATAAAAGAAAAACACTTCAAGTTACTGTTGATGAAATGAGGAATTTTGCATTTGCTTATGTTGAAAAATATGCACCTTCAAAACAACAACTTAAAACATATTTATTAAAAAAATATATGAAACTCTCTGCAACAGACTCTCGAAAAAAAGATGTGAATAAATTAATCGATATTGTTCTATCTGATCTAGAAAAAAATAAATTTATCAATGATCAATTTTATTCAGAAAGTAAAGCGAAGAGCATGATCCAAAGAGGAAACTCTATAAATAAAATTAGAAATTATTTAATGGGCAAAGGAATTGATGATGGTTTTATTAAGGATACAGTTGAGAAAATAAAAGAAGATAATTCTGATCAGGATTTCTTTTCAGCAATAAAATTATGTAAGAAAAAGAGAATAGGACCAGCAAGAGCAGAGGATAATAGAACTTTGTTTTATAAAAAAGATATTTCTTTACTAGCAAGAAATGGATTTGATTTCGAAACATCCAAAAAAGTGATGGATATTGATAAAAATGAATATGAAAAGATAATTAAATTACTTTAA
- a CDS encoding DUF3553 domain-containing protein, translated as MILDYEPGDKVTNPENKDWGIGQVQSIIKDKVTVNFENAGKKVINAKNIELKKIGK; from the coding sequence ATGATTTTAGATTATGAACCAGGTGACAAAGTCACTAATCCTGAGAATAAAGACTGGGGTATTGGACAAGTACAATCAATCATAAAAGATAAGGTTACTGTCAATTTTGAAAATGCAGGTAAAAAAGTAATAAACGCAAAAAATATAGAATTAAAAAAAATTGGTAAATAA
- a CDS encoding thermonuclease family protein: MQQAKISILIHIFFFSLFLISSVSAHSGRTNSEGCHNKKSDNTYHCHKKINKSKESKISSTKIKVIDGDTIHLGNKKIRFSGIDAPEKNQTCNLNGEKIYCGIIAKKKLEEKISNNIVKCIKEGSDRYKRIIAECFVNDESLSSFLVRSGYAFAYKKYSNKFIEDEKFAKSNKLGLWKTVFEYPWKFRKKK; encoded by the coding sequence ATGCAACAAGCAAAAATAAGTATTTTAATTCATATATTTTTTTTTAGCTTATTTTTAATATCTTCAGTATCTGCTCATTCTGGCAGAACTAACTCAGAGGGCTGTCATAATAAAAAAAGTGATAATACTTATCACTGCCATAAAAAAATTAATAAAAGTAAAGAGAGTAAAATTTCATCAACCAAAATCAAAGTAATTGATGGCGACACAATTCATCTTGGAAATAAAAAAATTCGTTTTTCTGGGATAGACGCTCCTGAGAAAAATCAAACATGTAATTTAAATGGAGAAAAAATTTACTGTGGGATTATAGCAAAAAAAAAATTAGAAGAAAAAATATCTAACAATATTGTAAAATGTATTAAGGAAGGATCTGATCGGTATAAAAGGATTATTGCTGAATGTTTTGTAAATGATGAAAGCCTATCATCATTCCTAGTACGTTCTGGATACGCTTTTGCATATAAAAAATATTCAAATAAATTTATTGAAGATGAAAAATTTGCTAAATCAAATAAATTAGGATTATGGAAAACCGTGTTCGAATATCCTTGGAAATTCAGGAAAAAAAAGTAG
- a CDS encoding NAD(P)/FAD-dependent oxidoreductase, whose protein sequence is MSNIYHSDIYQFNKPVPSYWEATSSDNLNLDKLQKDISSEIVVIGGGYTGLLCAINLIENYNLDVVLVEAGKIGWGASSRNAGFCCLPPSKMSYKKMQSVYGTEETRKFFKNSVEGANYTKELIDNYNIDCDVTGENNFVVANHKNKFDQIKEQAEVYKSEFGIETKVYSKEEFDEVGHGGTEQFGAFSYKPGFAINPLKFVNGLAKYALSKKLKIYEHTKVEKIEKENGSYLLRTNEGSIKTKKIVLATNGFYQEGLIPEMDGRVLPVISNIIVTRPLTNEELSLHNFNTYAPIANSKNLLYYYRKLPDNRILFGTRGDFEGSDQSNQNRANDMEKFLKNIFPKWSNVTINYNWRGLIALSQKLTPSIGKIDNEEIYYGFGYSGVGVSAAPWTGKQLSKLVFSSNSKDLDISLIYKGLPKKFIFPQLRVFYFKLAVWFYRIKDKLNI, encoded by the coding sequence ATGAGTAATATTTATCATTCAGATATTTATCAGTTCAACAAACCTGTTCCTAGTTATTGGGAAGCAACTTCAAGTGACAATTTAAATTTAGATAAACTTCAAAAAGATATTAGTTCAGAAATAGTAGTTATAGGTGGTGGTTACACAGGTTTACTTTGTGCAATTAACTTAATTGAAAATTATAATTTAGATGTAGTTTTGGTTGAGGCAGGAAAAATAGGTTGGGGTGCTTCTTCTCGTAATGCAGGATTTTGCTGTCTTCCTCCAAGCAAAATGTCTTATAAAAAAATGCAATCTGTTTATGGAACAGAGGAGACTAGAAAATTTTTTAAAAATTCTGTTGAAGGAGCTAATTATACTAAAGAATTAATCGATAATTATAATATTGATTGTGATGTAACAGGTGAAAATAACTTTGTTGTAGCTAATCACAAAAACAAATTTGATCAAATCAAAGAACAAGCTGAAGTTTATAAATCTGAATTTGGTATAGAGACTAAAGTATATTCAAAAGAGGAATTTGATGAAGTAGGTCATGGTGGAACTGAGCAATTTGGAGCTTTTTCATATAAACCTGGATTTGCAATCAATCCTTTAAAATTTGTGAATGGCCTTGCAAAATATGCTTTATCTAAAAAATTAAAAATCTATGAACACACAAAAGTTGAAAAAATTGAAAAAGAAAATGGCTCTTATCTTTTAAGAACTAATGAAGGGTCAATAAAAACTAAAAAAATTGTACTTGCAACTAACGGGTTTTATCAAGAAGGATTAATTCCTGAAATGGATGGAAGAGTATTACCTGTTATATCAAATATTATTGTAACAAGACCACTTACTAATGAAGAGCTTAGCTTACATAATTTTAATACTTACGCTCCAATAGCTAATTCTAAAAACCTTTTATATTATTATCGAAAGTTACCTGATAATCGAATTTTGTTTGGTACTAGAGGAGATTTTGAAGGAAGCGATCAATCAAATCAAAACAGAGCAAATGATATGGAAAAATTTTTAAAAAATATTTTTCCTAAATGGAGTAATGTTACAATTAATTATAATTGGAGAGGTTTGATTGCATTATCTCAAAAGCTCACTCCTTCAATTGGTAAAATAGATAATGAAGAAATTTATTATGGATTTGGTTATAGCGGTGTAGGGGTTAGTGCTGCACCATGGACCGGAAAGCAATTGTCTAAGCTAGTTTTTTCATCAAATAGTAAAGACTTAGATATCTCGTTAATTTACAAAGGTTTACCTAAGAAATTTATTTTCCCACAATTAAGAGTATTTTATTTTAAATTAGCAGTGTGGTTTTATAGAATTAAGGATAAGTTAAATATTTAA
- a CDS encoding rhodanese-like domain-containing protein has product MSDIKTISADEAYQMVQENKCNLIDIRELNELELTGKVEGANHIPMGNLEVLLDPNSDVYKNGQIDKDKEVVLFCAGGIRSEMSVKSLTEKGFKNISHIEGGFGSISNSSFKIV; this is encoded by the coding sequence ATGAGTGACATAAAAACTATAAGTGCTGATGAAGCTTATCAAATGGTTCAAGAAAATAAATGCAATCTAATTGATATTAGAGAATTAAATGAATTAGAACTTACAGGAAAAGTTGAAGGAGCTAACCATATACCTATGGGAAATTTAGAAGTTCTTCTTGATCCTAATAGTGATGTTTATAAAAATGGTCAAATTGATAAAGATAAAGAAGTGGTTTTGTTTTGTGCTGGAGGGATAAGATCTGAGATGTCAGTAAAGTCCTTAACTGAAAAAGGTTTCAAAAATATTTCTCACATTGAAGGTGGTTTTGGATCTATAAGCAATAGTAGTTTTAAAATAGTTTAA
- a CDS encoding ammonium transporter, whose product MTKIIKRISAPLLSLVFLLNMSSAGMAETTVSAEVGFIFNTLLFLICGFLVMFMAAGFAMLESGMVTSRSVSVICAKNIGLYAIAGIMFWLVGYNLAYGIPEGGYIGSFTPWSDASAIDTGYSDGSDWFFQMVFCATTVSICSGAMAERIKLWPFFLFAALLAGVIYPIVMGWQWGGGWLAELGFSDFAGSTLVHSTGGAAALAGIMLLGARSGRFDSKGQPKALQPFAASSIPLVTIGVFILWLGWFGFNGGSQLALGTFDDAVAISSIFINTNLAACGGVMAAGIITRLMYGKTDVIQMLNGAIGGLVAITAEPLAPSPFAAILIGAVGGLIVVFGTKLLFSFKLDDVVGAIPAHLFAGIWGTLAVPLTNADASFSAQLIGVLSINIFVFAVSYIIWSIMKGTFGIRLSKEAETKGTDVTETGVIAYAIRD is encoded by the coding sequence ATGACTAAAATAATAAAGAGAATATCTGCACCATTACTAAGTTTGGTATTTTTACTAAACATGAGTAGTGCAGGTATGGCAGAGACAACTGTTTCTGCTGAAGTGGGGTTTATATTTAACACTCTACTATTTTTAATTTGTGGTTTCCTTGTCATGTTCATGGCAGCAGGTTTTGCAATGTTAGAATCTGGAATGGTAACTTCAAGAAGTGTTTCGGTAATTTGTGCAAAGAATATTGGTTTGTATGCAATTGCTGGAATTATGTTTTGGCTAGTTGGTTACAACTTAGCTTATGGTATTCCAGAAGGCGGATACATTGGATCATTTACACCATGGTCAGATGCAAGTGCAATTGACACTGGTTATTCAGATGGTTCAGACTGGTTCTTCCAAATGGTATTCTGTGCAACAACAGTTTCAATTTGTTCAGGTGCTATGGCTGAAAGAATTAAGTTATGGCCGTTCTTCTTATTTGCAGCTTTATTAGCTGGAGTTATTTATCCAATCGTAATGGGTTGGCAGTGGGGTGGAGGCTGGTTAGCAGAACTAGGCTTCTCTGATTTCGCTGGTTCAACTTTAGTACACTCAACTGGTGGTGCTGCTGCTTTAGCGGGTATCATGTTGTTAGGTGCTAGAAGTGGAAGATTTGACAGTAAAGGTCAACCAAAAGCGTTACAACCTTTTGCTGCGTCTTCAATTCCATTAGTAACAATAGGTGTATTCATCCTATGGTTAGGTTGGTTTGGATTTAACGGTGGTTCACAATTAGCATTAGGTACTTTTGATGATGCAGTTGCGATCTCATCAATATTTATCAATACAAATCTTGCAGCTTGTGGTGGAGTAATGGCTGCTGGTATCATTACAAGATTAATGTACGGTAAAACAGATGTAATTCAAATGTTAAACGGAGCAATTGGTGGTCTAGTAGCAATCACTGCAGAACCATTAGCACCATCACCATTCGCAGCAATTTTAATTGGTGCTGTTGGTGGATTAATCGTAGTGTTTGGAACTAAATTATTATTTAGCTTTAAACTTGATGATGTTGTAGGTGCAATCCCAGCTCACTTATTTGCTGGAATTTGGGGAACACTTGCAGTGCCATTAACAAACGCTGATGCATCGTTCAGTGCACAATTAATTGGTGTACTTTCAATTAACATTTTTGTGTTTGCTGTGTCTTACATCATATGGTCAATAATGAAAGGTACGTTTGGAATCAGATTAAGTAAAGAAGCTGAAACTAAAGGTACAGACGTTACTGAAACAGGTGTAATTGCTTACGCAATACGTGACTAA
- a CDS encoding 3'(2'),5'-bisphosphate nucleotidase CysQ family protein: MDLQKIIEDLVDAFLSAGDLSLQLREKGLSKEIKSDNTPVSNGDIEVNNFISSQISKVTPDIPIISEETSENKDNSKLKDFWLVDPIDGTYDYINNLEEFTINAGLIINNKPVAGLINAPAKKRMFYSYGKGKSFEFANEKTINLSELPSKRTDPLNFISYSNKIKPEIQKIYDELGVKEHTRMKSSLKFCVVAACEFDGYVAEPRAYEWDIAAGHAILENAGGSVRDFNGNEILYGKKDLKNPSLILKSKNII; the protein is encoded by the coding sequence ATGGACTTACAAAAAATTATTGAAGATTTAGTTGATGCTTTTTTATCAGCAGGAGATTTATCTCTTCAGCTTAGAGAAAAAGGATTAAGTAAAGAAATTAAATCTGATAATACTCCAGTAAGTAATGGTGATATTGAAGTAAATAATTTTATTTCTTCTCAAATATCAAAAGTAACACCAGACATTCCAATTATTTCAGAAGAAACTTCTGAAAATAAAGATAATTCTAAATTAAAAGATTTTTGGTTGGTTGATCCTATCGATGGAACTTATGATTACATAAATAATTTAGAGGAATTTACTATTAATGCAGGTTTAATTATCAATAATAAACCTGTTGCAGGATTAATAAATGCGCCTGCTAAAAAAAGAATGTTTTATTCATATGGGAAGGGCAAATCTTTTGAGTTTGCTAATGAAAAAACAATAAACCTTTCTGAGTTACCATCTAAAAGAACGGATCCACTTAATTTCATTTCTTACAGCAATAAAATTAAACCTGAGATACAAAAAATTTATGATGAGTTAGGTGTTAAGGAGCATACTAGAATGAAAAGTTCTTTAAAATTTTGTGTTGTTGCTGCATGTGAGTTTGATGGTTATGTTGCTGAGCCTCGAGCTTACGAGTGGGATATTGCAGCAGGACATGCAATTTTAGAAAATGCAGGGGGATCTGTGAGAGACTTTAATGGTAATGAAATTTTATATGGTAAGAAAGATTTAAAAAATCCAAGTTTAATTTTGAAAAGTAAAAATATAATTTAA
- the rseP gene encoding RIP metalloprotease RseP produces MLSYIVPFLILILVVVFIHEYGHYYFARRYGVGVTDFSIGFGKELFGWNDKHGTRWKVCAIPLGGYVKFFGDRNVYSQADHEEILEKYNEEERDKLFILKPLYQRVLIVFGGPLANFLLALAIFFCIYTFVGKDFTPAVISEVQKDSPAMVGGLKNQDIILEIDGNEVKSIMEVSKYITMSTSDFIDFKVKRSYEELILKVKPNIVEGEDGLGNKINKRMVGIKLSAYNDKINHVKLGPAQALYHAANEVYFVSVSSLKYIGGMIMGKADTSQLGGPIRIAKISGQVATFGVLAFISMMAYISISLGLINLFPIPMLDGGHLMFYAFEKVLGRPLSQKTQEGFFRIGLFLLLSLMFFTTFNDLKDLGLFR; encoded by the coding sequence ATGCTTAGTTATATTGTTCCATTTTTAATTCTTATTTTAGTAGTTGTTTTTATTCATGAATATGGACACTATTATTTTGCTAGAAGATATGGAGTAGGGGTCACTGATTTTTCTATTGGATTTGGTAAAGAATTATTTGGATGGAATGATAAACATGGGACTAGATGGAAAGTATGTGCAATTCCATTAGGTGGATACGTTAAGTTTTTTGGAGATCGTAATGTTTATTCACAAGCAGATCATGAAGAAATTTTAGAAAAATATAATGAAGAAGAGAGAGATAAATTATTTATTTTAAAACCTTTATATCAAAGAGTATTAATTGTGTTTGGTGGTCCTTTAGCTAACTTTTTATTAGCTTTAGCAATCTTCTTTTGTATTTACACTTTTGTTGGAAAAGATTTTACTCCTGCTGTAATTAGTGAAGTTCAAAAAGATAGCCCTGCAATGGTTGGAGGCTTAAAAAACCAAGATATTATTTTAGAAATTGATGGCAATGAAGTTAAAAGCATCATGGAGGTTTCTAAATATATCACAATGTCAACTTCAGACTTTATAGATTTCAAAGTTAAGCGTTCTTACGAAGAATTAATTTTAAAAGTAAAACCAAATATTGTTGAAGGTGAGGATGGATTAGGAAATAAAATTAATAAAAGAATGGTTGGTATAAAATTAAGTGCTTACAATGATAAAATTAATCATGTTAAATTAGGTCCAGCACAAGCATTGTATCATGCTGCAAACGAAGTTTATTTCGTAAGTGTTTCTTCTTTAAAATACATCGGTGGAATGATCATGGGTAAAGCAGACACCTCGCAACTTGGTGGCCCTATAAGGATTGCAAAAATATCAGGGCAAGTTGCAACCTTTGGAGTGTTAGCTTTTATTAGTATGATGGCCTATATTTCAATAAGTTTAGGCTTAATTAACCTGTTTCCGATACCAATGTTAGATGGTGGACACTTAATGTTTTATGCATTTGAAAAGGTTTTAGGGAGGCCTTTATCTCAAAAAACACAAGAGGGCTTTTTTCGAATCGGATTGTTTTTGTTGCTATCATTGATGTTTTTCACCACCTTTAATGACCTAAAAGACCTTGGTTTATTTAGATAA
- a CDS encoding 2-hydroxychromene-2-carboxylate isomerase: MSDHIDFYFDIISPYAYIAYKKILKINNVDFKLKPILLGGLHNLAGITAPAFNKYKMKNMQNDCELVSKKNNISFKWNSRFPINSLHIMRGYLCVKDNKKEEYLNSFFEAYWKEDIDLSNEENIKILLKKLKIDENDFFNSIGNQDIKDKLKELTQEAFKKEVFGAPTFIVNNKIFWGQDRLEYALDEVKNI, translated from the coding sequence ATGAGTGATCATATAGATTTTTACTTCGATATTATTAGCCCTTACGCTTACATCGCATATAAAAAAATTTTAAAAATTAACAATGTTGATTTTAAATTAAAGCCAATATTGTTAGGTGGTCTTCACAACTTAGCAGGTATTACCGCACCTGCATTTAACAAATATAAAATGAAAAATATGCAAAATGATTGTGAGCTTGTTTCAAAAAAAAATAACATAAGTTTCAAATGGAATTCTAGATTTCCAATAAACTCTTTGCATATAATGAGAGGTTATCTTTGTGTTAAAGATAATAAAAAAGAAGAATACTTAAATAGTTTTTTTGAAGCTTATTGGAAGGAAGATATAGATTTATCTAATGAAGAAAATATCAAAATACTATTAAAAAAATTAAAAATTGATGAGAATGATTTTTTTAATTCTATTGGTAATCAAGATATTAAAGATAAATTAAAAGAATTAACTCAAGAAGCTTTTAAAAAAGAGGTGTTTGGAGCTCCAACTTTTATAGTTAATAATAAAATATTCTGGGGACAAGACCGTCTAGAATATGCTTTAGATGAAGTTAAAAATATTTAA
- the mnmA gene encoding tRNA 2-thiouridine(34) synthase MnmA: protein MNKELNSIGIDKKPEDTTVVVAMSGGVDSSTVAGIMKSEGYKVIGITLKLYDDGKEVAQSKQCCSGQDIMDAKRVAHKLGIEHKILYYQDKFKQGVIDNFVDSYLKGETPIPCVQCNQTVKFKDLFEVSKDLKADALVTGHYVKNITSNNTNNMYRAIDENRDQSYFLFNTTREQLDYLRFPLGGMLKDKTREIAKELDLNVADKPDSQDICFVPNGDYASVIRKFRPDSFQKGNIKNLDGKVIGVHDGIINFTIGQRKGIKVSDKEALYVLKINSDKNEIIVGPKENLGKKEISLKDLNLLTDKKDLDQNIFVKVRSTGSLLEAKVDLKNNNTANVHLLNPEDGISPGQACVFYSKDQYGHRVLGGGWIKE, encoded by the coding sequence ATGAATAAAGAATTAAACTCTATCGGAATTGACAAAAAACCTGAAGATACAACAGTAGTTGTTGCAATGTCTGGTGGGGTAGACTCGTCAACTGTAGCAGGAATTATGAAAAGCGAAGGTTATAAAGTTATAGGAATAACTCTTAAACTTTATGATGATGGAAAAGAAGTAGCGCAATCTAAACAGTGTTGTTCAGGTCAAGATATAATGGATGCAAAACGTGTTGCTCATAAATTAGGTATTGAGCATAAAATTTTATACTATCAAGATAAATTCAAGCAAGGAGTAATAGATAATTTTGTTGATAGTTATTTAAAAGGTGAAACTCCAATTCCATGTGTTCAATGTAATCAAACAGTAAAGTTTAAAGATTTATTTGAAGTATCAAAAGATCTTAAAGCAGATGCATTAGTTACGGGTCATTATGTAAAAAATATCACATCAAACAACACTAACAATATGTACAGAGCAATTGATGAAAATAGAGATCAAAGTTATTTTTTATTTAACACAACAAGAGAGCAGCTAGATTATTTAAGATTTCCATTAGGTGGAATGTTAAAAGATAAAACAAGAGAAATTGCTAAAGAGCTAGATTTAAATGTAGCTGATAAACCAGATAGTCAGGATATTTGTTTTGTGCCTAATGGAGATTATGCATCAGTAATTAGAAAATTTAGACCAGACTCTTTTCAAAAAGGGAATATTAAAAATTTAGATGGAAAAGTAATTGGTGTTCATGATGGTATTATTAATTTTACAATTGGACAAAGAAAGGGAATTAAGGTTTCGGATAAAGAAGCTTTATATGTTTTAAAAATAAATTCAGATAAAAATGAAATTATAGTAGGACCCAAAGAAAACCTTGGAAAAAAAGAAATATCTTTAAAAGATTTAAATTTATTAACTGATAAAAAAGACCTTGATCAAAATATATTTGTAAAGGTTAGATCAACAGGTAGTCTTCTTGAGGCAAAAGTAGATTTAAAAAATAACAATACTGCAAATGTTCATCTATTAAATCCTGAGGATGGAATATCTCCAGGACAGGCATGCGTATTCTATAGCAAAGACCAATATGGTCATAGAGTTCTTGGCGGTGGTTGGATTAAAGAATAA
- a CDS encoding HU family DNA-binding protein — MNKKQLVAKLSGSLNLSKADAERTFDTITNTILDALKGDDSVKIAGFGTYKVAKRKARVGRNPRTGEQIQIAASQKVKFLPAKALKEVFNR, encoded by the coding sequence ATGAACAAAAAACAACTAGTAGCAAAGCTTTCTGGCTCATTAAACTTGAGCAAAGCAGACGCTGAGCGAACTTTTGATACAATTACCAACACTATTTTAGATGCACTAAAAGGTGATGATTCAGTAAAAATCGCTGGATTTGGTACGTACAAAGTAGCTAAAAGAAAAGCTAGAGTTGGAAGAAACCCAAGAACTGGTGAGCAGATTCAAATCGCTGCTTCTCAGAAAGTAAAATTCTTACCAGCAAAAGCTTTAAAAGAAGTATTCAATAGATAA